The Podospora bellae-mahoneyi strain CBS 112042 chromosome 7, whole genome shotgun sequence genome includes a window with the following:
- a CDS encoding hypothetical protein (COG:U; EggNog:ENOG503NVBJ; BUSCO:EOG092628SP): MLFKSTLSALWLAASAWAAGQNDEGDVKSIGLRTHTLVQPYLDSDMQSRWYDFGGDTIIRTDQYIRLTSDHPSQMGWLFSRVPLTATNWEIEVEFKIHGKGQLYGDGFAMWLTRERGKMGPVFGAADKFEGLGIFFDTYKNNRPGVVFPYVMAMVGDGHTSYDKDTDGKSTEFAGCSARGIRHATVPTKLRLTYFQDKYLKLELQYKSEGEWTMCFETNTPPTIPQVAYLGFSAETGELSDNHDIISINAKNLYTSQPNAGKSTPGNNKGGKKSYGGQEGGSSWTWFFMKIFFFFAVLGGAYVGFTAYRAKNQRSHRF, from the exons ATGCTGTTTAAGTCGACCCTGTCAGCCCTGTGGCTGGCTGCGTCTGCTTGGGCCGCCGGCCAGAATGACGAGGGGGATGTCAAGAGCATAGGG TTGAGGACACACACACTCGTGCAG CCCTACCTTGACAGTGACATGCAAAGTCGGTGGTATGACTTTGGAGGGGACACGATTATCCGTACCGACCA GTACATCCGCCTGACCTCGGATCACCCCTCGCAGATGGGATGGCTCTTTAGCAGAGTGCCATTGACCGCCACAAACTGGGAAATCGAGGTGGAATTCAAGATCCACGGCAAGGGCCAACTCTACGGCGACGGGTTCGCCATGTGGCTCACACGAGAGCGCGGCAAGATGGGCCCCGTCTTTGGCGCCGCCGACAAGTTTGAGGGTCTCGGTATCTTTTTCGACACGTACAAGAACAACCGCCCCGGCGTCGTATTCCCCTACGTCATGGCCATGGTTGGCGACGGCCACACCTCGTACGACAAGGACACGGACGGAAAGAGCACCGAGTTTGCCGGCTGCTCGGCCAGGGGCATCAGACACGCCACCGTTCCCACCAAGCTTCGCCTGACGTACTTCCAGGACAAGTACCTCAAGCTGGAGCTGCAGTACAAGAGCGAGGGCGAGTGGACCATGTGTTTTGAGACGAACACTCCCCCCACGATTCCCCAGGTGGCGTACCTGGGCTTCAGCGCCGAGACGGGCGAGCTGAGCGATAATCACGACATCATTTCGATCAATGCGAAGAATCTGTATACGTCCCAGCCGAACGCGGGCAAGTCTACTCCTGGGAACAACAAGGGGGGCAAGAAGTCTTATGGCGGACAGGAGGGGGGTAGCAGCTGGACTTGGTTCTTTATGAAgattttcttcttctttgcggtGCTGGGTGGTGCGTATGTTGGGTTTACTGCGTACAGGGCCAAGAACCAGAGGAGCCACCGGTTTTAG